In a single window of the Gammaproteobacteria bacterium genome:
- a CDS encoding sterol desaturase family protein, with amino-acid sequence MIIITVLQILCAILIGTVFFDFIHYALHRFMKAEHSVLKLLGKLHGVHHRFFPADLQIRKVWIKKNLLQHVFFEYCMTLSGIVLCLLIFSSSIVVMAGFLETCLFGSIVFSQGLDFHHRSLGSLKPYRGGVFVSTQYHAMHHVYPNHFYGSYIKLVDYLFGTALPLAGKHIVMTGAHGALGSNLLHFLKKEGAHITALQYGVDYQYDNYQRCDNALKTADILLLAHGTKHDHTQEANCDSYVYFIEQLKRLQPQRFVPLEIWAVGSEIECHPCFGIKKLYPYAQSKRNFAKFARNYFYDDTIQYRHLVHSAFTSRMGPGLMSAKFAAWITLFLLKRGFKYIPVTYTGFAWLNYLLFFNAGLPRLGRELWERSSQIVKLRILSK; translated from the coding sequence ATGATCATCATTACTGTCTTACAAATCCTGTGCGCTATTTTAATAGGCACCGTTTTCTTTGATTTTATCCATTATGCTTTACATCGGTTTATGAAAGCTGAGCATTCTGTTTTAAAGCTCCTCGGAAAATTACATGGTGTTCACCATCGTTTTTTTCCTGCAGATTTGCAAATTCGAAAGGTCTGGATAAAAAAAAATCTCTTACAGCATGTTTTTTTTGAATATTGCATGACACTAAGCGGAATTGTACTTTGCTTGCTTATTTTTTCGAGCAGCATTGTGGTCATGGCTGGCTTTCTCGAAACTTGTTTATTCGGATCGATTGTCTTTAGTCAAGGCTTAGATTTCCATCATCGTTCATTAGGCTCCCTTAAACCCTACCGCGGCGGAGTTTTTGTTTCTACGCAATACCATGCCATGCATCATGTTTATCCTAATCATTTTTATGGTAGCTACATTAAGCTAGTCGATTATCTTTTTGGTACGGCTTTGCCATTAGCTGGAAAACACATTGTGATGACGGGGGCGCACGGTGCGCTGGGCTCAAATTTGTTGCACTTTCTTAAGAAAGAAGGTGCCCATATCACCGCATTGCAATACGGCGTTGACTATCAATACGATAATTATCAGCGATGTGACAATGCCCTTAAAACCGCCGATATTCTTTTATTAGCGCATGGTACTAAACACGATCATACGCAAGAAGCGAATTGTGATTCCTACGTTTACTTCATTGAGCAGTTGAAAAGGTTACAACCCCAACGTTTTGTCCCTCTCGAAATTTGGGCCGTCGGATCTGAAATTGAATGTCATCCCTGCTTTGGTATAAAAAAACTTTACCCGTATGCACAATCGAAAAGAAATTTCGCTAAATTTGCGCGAAACTATTTTTATGATGACACGATTCAATATCGGCATCTTGTCCATTCAGCCTTCACTTCACGCATGGGCCCCGGCCTCATGTCTGCTAAGTTCGCTGCTTGGATAACACTTTTCCTTTTAAAACGGGGCTTCAAATATATTCCAGTAACTTATACAGGCTTTGCATGGCTTAACTACCTTCTTTTTTTTAATGCGGGTTTACCCCGACTTGGTAGAGAACTTTGGGAACGCAGTAGTCAAATTGTGAAACTAAGAATTTTATCAAAATAA